The Cystobacter fuscus DSM 2262 genome includes a region encoding these proteins:
- a CDS encoding AbfB domain-containing protein — protein sequence MTRYPGLSRVGSAALRLLPLLCGLFPLHGAQAAWAPKAPPLATQWTAQVSPTNALPEYPRPQMVRADWLNLNGEWQFGNATAGQTPPFGQNLAESVLVPFPIESGLSGIKRHQDRMWYRRTFTVPTAWSGRRVQLNFGAVDWEAAVYVNRQLVGTHQGGFDGFSFDITNFLNGGTNELIVGVYDPTDAGSQPVGKQTNNPQGIEYTGASGIWQTVWLEPTSSARITRLDMTPDVAGSALRLTVQGAGIAGQTVEAVAFDGSTQVGSATGAVGSELRLSVPAPKLWSPESPFLYDLRVTLKSGTSTVDQVTSYFGMRSVALKLVGGVLRPVLNGQFVFQVGTLDQGYWPDGIYTAPTDAALKFDIEKHKELGFNLIRKHIKVEPQRWFYWADKLGILVWQDMPCMDSGKTPTTAARTQFELEMREMIDEHRSSPSVITWVIQNEGWGQYDQNRLAALAKSWDSSRLVDNMSGINCCGAVDGGNGDLADWHVYVGPGSPPASATRAAVLGEFGGLGLKYEGHVWNPNGPFFYYEGVPDSATLTSRYLGLVQGLRTLMNRPGLNASVYTEITDVEGEINGFFTYDRAILKVDAAQVRTAHLNLIAASRQLNSQGLLGSGQHRSLQVMTPGYTNRYLRHSDSLGYTEVVDSASTGTLKQDATYRIVPGLADASCYSFEPRNFPGSYLRHFNSRIRRDPRDGTALFDQDATFCARAALDGSQGVSFEPKNKPGSYVRHRGGEVWVDALENTTGFRQDASWGIASAWWQSEANVPMGAFQSIQVTTPNYTNRYLRHYDSLGHTEVVDGNSNATLKQDATFKLVPGLAESSCYSFESRNFPGSYLRHSNSRIRRDASDGTALFKQDATFCARPGLSGTGVSFESFNFPGRYLRHYAAEAWIASGYGTGWDSAGGFNADATWNVVAPWAP from the coding sequence ATGACCCGATACCCTGGACTCTCGCGTGTGGGGAGCGCCGCCCTGCGGCTGCTACCCCTGTTGTGTGGCCTGTTTCCGCTGCATGGCGCTCAGGCGGCCTGGGCGCCCAAGGCGCCTCCCCTGGCCACGCAGTGGACCGCGCAGGTCTCCCCCACCAACGCCCTGCCGGAATACCCCCGGCCCCAGATGGTCCGCGCCGACTGGCTCAACCTCAATGGGGAGTGGCAGTTCGGCAACGCCACCGCCGGCCAGACACCTCCCTTCGGCCAGAACCTCGCCGAGAGCGTCCTCGTTCCCTTTCCCATCGAGTCCGGGCTCTCCGGCATCAAGCGGCACCAGGACCGGATGTGGTACCGCCGCACCTTCACCGTGCCCACCGCCTGGAGCGGCCGTCGCGTCCAGCTCAACTTCGGAGCCGTGGACTGGGAGGCCGCCGTCTACGTCAACCGGCAGCTCGTCGGCACCCACCAGGGTGGCTTCGACGGCTTCAGCTTCGACATCACCAACTTCCTCAACGGCGGCACCAACGAGCTCATCGTCGGTGTCTATGATCCCACCGACGCGGGCAGCCAGCCGGTGGGCAAGCAGACCAACAATCCGCAGGGCATCGAGTACACGGGCGCCTCGGGCATCTGGCAGACGGTGTGGCTGGAGCCCACGTCCTCCGCGCGCATCACCCGGCTGGACATGACGCCGGACGTCGCCGGCTCCGCCCTCCGTCTCACGGTGCAGGGCGCGGGCATCGCCGGTCAGACCGTCGAGGCCGTGGCCTTCGATGGCTCCACGCAGGTGGGCAGCGCCACCGGCGCCGTGGGCTCGGAGCTCCGCCTCTCCGTGCCCGCTCCCAAGCTGTGGTCTCCCGAGAGCCCCTTCCTCTACGATCTGCGCGTGACGCTCAAGAGCGGCACCAGCACCGTGGACCAGGTGACGAGCTACTTCGGCATGCGTTCCGTCGCCCTCAAGCTCGTGGGCGGCGTGCTGCGCCCGGTGCTCAATGGCCAGTTCGTCTTCCAGGTGGGCACGCTGGATCAGGGCTATTGGCCGGACGGCATCTACACCGCGCCCACGGACGCGGCGCTCAAGTTCGACATCGAGAAGCACAAGGAGCTGGGCTTCAACCTCATCCGCAAGCACATCAAGGTCGAGCCCCAGCGCTGGTTCTACTGGGCGGACAAGCTGGGCATCCTCGTGTGGCAGGACATGCCCTGCATGGATTCGGGCAAGACGCCCACCACCGCCGCGCGCACCCAGTTCGAGCTGGAGATGCGCGAGATGATCGACGAGCACCGCAGCTCGCCCTCCGTCATCACCTGGGTGATCCAGAACGAGGGCTGGGGCCAGTACGACCAGAACCGGCTGGCCGCCCTGGCGAAGAGCTGGGACTCGAGCCGTCTGGTGGACAACATGAGCGGCATCAACTGCTGCGGCGCCGTGGATGGTGGCAACGGGGACCTGGCGGACTGGCACGTCTACGTGGGCCCGGGTTCCCCGCCCGCGTCGGCCACGCGCGCCGCGGTGCTGGGTGAGTTCGGCGGTCTGGGCCTGAAGTACGAGGGCCACGTGTGGAACCCCAACGGCCCGTTCTTCTACTACGAGGGTGTGCCGGACAGCGCGACGCTCACCAGCCGCTACCTGGGGCTCGTCCAGGGGCTGCGGACCCTGATGAACCGGCCGGGCCTGAACGCGTCCGTCTACACGGAGATCACCGACGTGGAGGGGGAGATCAACGGCTTCTTCACCTATGACCGCGCCATCCTCAAGGTGGACGCCGCCCAGGTGCGCACGGCCCACCTGAACCTGATCGCCGCCTCGCGCCAGCTCAACAGCCAGGGCCTGCTGGGCTCGGGCCAGCACCGCTCCCTGCAGGTGATGACGCCCGGCTACACCAACCGCTACCTGCGCCACTCCGACAGCCTGGGCTACACCGAGGTGGTGGACAGCGCCAGCACCGGCACGCTCAAGCAGGACGCGACGTACAGGATCGTCCCCGGCCTGGCGGACGCCTCCTGCTACTCCTTCGAGCCGCGCAACTTCCCCGGCAGCTACCTGCGTCACTTCAACAGCCGCATCCGCCGGGACCCGAGGGATGGCACGGCGCTCTTCGATCAGGACGCCACCTTCTGCGCCCGCGCGGCGCTCGACGGCTCGCAGGGCGTGTCGTTCGAGCCCAAGAACAAGCCCGGCTCCTACGTGCGTCACCGCGGCGGCGAGGTGTGGGTGGATGCGCTCGAGAACACCACGGGCTTCCGTCAGGACGCGTCGTGGGGCATCGCGTCGGCGTGGTGGCAGAGCGAGGCGAACGTGCCCATGGGGGCGTTCCAGTCCATCCAGGTGACGACGCCGAACTACACCAACCGCTACCTGCGCCACTACGACAGCCTGGGCCACACCGAGGTGGTGGATGGCAACAGCAACGCCACGCTCAAGCAGGACGCGACGTTCAAGCTCGTGCCCGGCCTGGCCGAGTCGAGCTGCTACTCCTTCGAGTCGCGCAACTTCCCCGGCAGCTACCTGCGCCACTCCAACAGCCGCATCCGCAGGGATGCCTCCGACGGCACGGCGCTCTTCAAGCAGGACGCCACCTTCTGTGCCCGGCCGGGTCTGTCGGGCACCGGTGTCTCGTTCGAGTCCTTCAACTTCCCTGGACGCTACCTGCGCCACTACGCCGCCGAGGCGTGGATCGCGTCGGGGTATGGGACGGGCTGGGACTCGGCCGGTGGCTTCAACGCGGACGCGACCTGGAACGTCGTGGCGCCCTGGGCTCCCTGA
- a CDS encoding ATP-binding protein: MQPSSNLRAPLARSTLLKMGARIGVIIALSTLFSYLHMLHTLRTEVLERMQQHVVERGEHEQAIFLLAEDNHALFKKALKERVRELQQHEEEVSARFDKLFVRRPDGTVRSPPETTDGTRMVQAFIPPRVSLDIGFRTRFLAVYDVLSWYAPVFHVRFSTTYVTFPEGAIAGFWPTLPTWIQELPPDFSVASYEDFSLALPENNPQRRTAWTGIFKEVVSNLWMTSVTTPVDLDGRHIASVGHDVLLGELMTRTINDHLPGGYNLLFRDDGQLIAHPELKLEGATSAYNIPSNTGQPEAAARLLGSAEKATHLRAIFERVKSRQPGQTLLELPEYGEYVAVTQLRGPGWNLATVLPEQVVSQPALLAARYVLLLGILSLLLELAIMYQVLRQQITQPLHAFIQATDKVATGDFEVALDTARRDELGQLAQSFRLMADEVQRREVALRQANEGLEQRVEERTRELKDVHLQLVQTARRAGMAEIATNVLHNVGNVLNSVYTSAQMAKERMSGMRLEHVGRVAHLIQEHQEDLSTFLTQDGRGRHLMPFLDKLGQSLVEDRQEVVSLLDDVGRYTEHIGDIVKVQQNYARIPRVHEQVSLPGLLEDALRINFAGLVRHQVKVQRDIAPLPPVMTDKHKTLMILVNLVSNAKYAMDEVAPSERLLTVKLEEVAGRVHMSIHDNGMGIAPEMLTRIFQYGFTTREEGHGFGLHSSAIAAQEMDGSLTVHSDGPGRGATFTLELPYVPIAMTG, from the coding sequence ATGCAGCCATCGTCCAATCTCCGCGCTCCCCTGGCCCGCTCGACGCTCCTCAAGATGGGGGCGCGCATCGGCGTCATCATCGCCCTCTCCACGCTCTTCAGCTATCTCCACATGCTGCACACCCTGCGCACCGAGGTCCTCGAGCGGATGCAGCAGCATGTCGTGGAGCGCGGCGAGCACGAGCAGGCCATCTTCCTGCTGGCGGAGGACAACCATGCCCTCTTCAAGAAGGCCCTGAAGGAGCGGGTCCGGGAACTCCAGCAACACGAAGAAGAGGTGAGTGCGCGCTTCGACAAGCTCTTCGTGCGGCGGCCCGATGGCACGGTCCGCAGCCCGCCTGAAACCACCGATGGCACGAGGATGGTTCAGGCCTTCATTCCACCCAGGGTGAGCCTCGACATCGGGTTTCGTACCCGGTTCCTGGCCGTGTACGACGTGCTCTCCTGGTATGCCCCCGTCTTCCACGTCCGCTTCTCGACGACCTACGTGACCTTTCCGGAGGGCGCGATCGCGGGCTTCTGGCCGACGCTCCCCACCTGGATCCAGGAGCTCCCGCCCGATTTCTCGGTGGCCTCCTACGAGGATTTCTCCCTCGCTCTGCCCGAGAACAACCCCCAGCGGCGCACCGCCTGGACCGGCATCTTCAAGGAGGTCGTCTCCAATCTCTGGATGACCTCGGTCACCACGCCGGTGGATCTGGACGGCCGCCATATCGCCTCGGTCGGCCACGATGTCCTGCTCGGCGAGTTGATGACTCGCACCATCAATGATCACCTGCCGGGTGGCTACAACCTGCTCTTCCGAGACGATGGGCAGCTCATCGCCCATCCCGAGCTGAAGCTGGAGGGCGCCACCAGTGCCTACAACATCCCGAGCAACACCGGGCAGCCCGAAGCCGCCGCCAGACTCCTCGGCTCCGCGGAGAAGGCGACCCACCTGCGCGCCATCTTCGAGCGGGTGAAGAGTCGCCAGCCTGGCCAGACCCTCCTGGAACTGCCGGAGTACGGCGAGTATGTCGCCGTCACCCAACTGCGTGGCCCCGGGTGGAACCTCGCCACGGTGCTGCCCGAGCAGGTGGTGTCCCAGCCCGCTCTGCTCGCGGCGCGCTACGTGCTGCTGCTGGGCATCCTGTCGCTGCTGCTGGAGCTGGCCATCATGTACCAGGTGCTTCGCCAGCAAATCACCCAGCCCCTGCATGCCTTCATCCAGGCCACCGACAAGGTGGCGACGGGTGACTTCGAGGTGGCGCTGGACACCGCGCGCCGCGACGAGCTGGGACAACTGGCCCAGTCCTTCCGGCTCATGGCCGACGAGGTGCAGCGGCGCGAGGTGGCCCTGCGCCAGGCCAACGAGGGACTGGAGCAGCGCGTGGAGGAGCGCACCCGCGAGCTCAAGGACGTCCACCTGCAACTGGTGCAGACAGCCCGGCGCGCGGGCATGGCGGAGATCGCCACCAACGTGCTGCACAACGTGGGCAACGTGCTCAACAGCGTCTACACCTCCGCGCAGATGGCCAAGGAGCGGATGAGTGGAATGAGGCTGGAGCACGTGGGACGGGTGGCCCACCTCATCCAGGAGCACCAGGAGGACCTGTCCACCTTCCTCACCCAGGACGGGCGGGGGCGCCACCTCATGCCCTTCCTGGACAAGCTGGGGCAGAGCCTGGTCGAGGATCGCCAGGAGGTGGTGTCATTGCTGGATGACGTGGGCCGCTATACCGAGCACATCGGCGACATCGTCAAGGTGCAGCAGAACTACGCCCGGATTCCCCGCGTGCACGAGCAGGTGTCGCTGCCGGGGTTGCTGGAGGACGCATTGCGCATCAACTTCGCGGGGTTGGTGCGCCATCAGGTGAAGGTGCAGCGGGACATCGCGCCCCTGCCGCCAGTGATGACCGACAAGCACAAGACGCTGATGATCCTGGTGAACCTGGTGAGCAATGCCAAGTACGCCATGGACGAGGTGGCACCGAGCGAGCGGCTGCTGACGGTGAAGCTGGAGGAGGTGGCCGGACGGGTGCACATGTCCATCCATGACAATGGCATGGGGATAGCGCCGGAGATGCTCACGCGCATCTTCCAGTACGGTTTCACCACGCGGGAGGAGGGACACGGCTTCGGTCTGCACTCCAGTGCCATCGCGGCACAGGAGATGGATGGCTCCTTGACCGTGCACAGCGATGGGCCCGGCCGGGGTGCCACCTTCACCCTGGAGCTTCCCTATGTCCCCATCGCGATGACCGGCTGA
- a CDS encoding ATP-binding protein has product MQPSSSLRAPLARSTLLKMGARVGVIIALSTLFSYLHMLHTLRTEALERMQQHVVERGEREQAIFLLAEDNHALFKKTLKERVQELQQHEEEVSARFDKLFVRRPDGTVRSPPETTDGTRMVQAFIPPRVSLDIGFRTRFLAVYDVLSWYAPVFHVRFSTTYVTFPEGAIAGFWPTLPTWIQELPPDFSVASYEDFPLALPENNPQRRTVWTGIFKEVVSNLWMTSVTTPVDLDGRHIASVGHDVFLNELMTRTINDHLPGAYNLLFRDDGQLIAHPELKLEGTTSAYNILSNTGQPEAAARLLGSAEKAAHLRAIFERVKSRQPGQTLLELPEYGEYVAVTQLRGPGWNLATVMPEQVVSQPALLAARYVLLLGILSLLLELVIMYQVLRQQITQPLHAFIQATDKVATGDFEVALDTARRDELGQLAQSFRLMADEVQRREVALRQANEGLEQRVEERTRELKDVHLQLVQTARRAGMAEIATNVLHNVGNVLNSVYTSAQMAKERVSGMRLEHVGRVAHLIQEHQEDLSTFLTQDGRGRNLMPFLDKLGQSLVEDRQEVVSLLDDVGRYTEHIGDIVKVQQNYARTPRVQEQVSLPDLLEDALRINFAGLNRHQVKVQRDIAPLPPVMTDKHKTLMILVNLVSNAKYAMDAVAPSERLLTVKLEEVAGRVRISIHDNGMGIAPEMLTRIFQYGFTTREEGHGFGLHSSAIAAREELGGSLTVHSDGPGRGATFTLELPYVPVAQDSRGVS; this is encoded by the coding sequence ATGCAGCCTTCGTCCAGCCTTCGTGCTCCCCTGGCCCGCTCGACGCTCCTCAAGATGGGGGCGCGCGTCGGGGTCATCATCGCCCTCTCCACGCTCTTCAGCTATCTCCACATGCTGCACACCCTGCGTACCGAGGCGCTCGAGCGGATGCAGCAGCATGTCGTGGAGCGCGGCGAGCGCGAGCAGGCCATCTTCCTGCTGGCGGAGGACAACCACGCCCTCTTCAAGAAGACCCTGAAGGAGCGGGTCCAGGAACTCCAGCAACACGAAGAAGAGGTGAGTGCGCGCTTCGACAAGCTCTTCGTGCGGCGGCCCGATGGCACGGTCCGCAGCCCGCCTGAAACCACCGATGGCACGAGGATGGTTCAGGCCTTCATTCCACCCAGGGTGAGCCTCGACATCGGGTTTCGTACCCGGTTCCTGGCCGTGTACGACGTGCTCTCCTGGTATGCCCCCGTCTTCCACGTCCGCTTCTCGACGACCTACGTGACCTTTCCGGAGGGCGCGATCGCGGGCTTCTGGCCGACGCTCCCCACCTGGATCCAGGAGCTCCCGCCCGATTTCTCGGTGGCCTCCTACGAGGATTTCCCCCTCGCTCTGCCCGAGAACAACCCCCAGCGGCGCACCGTCTGGACGGGCATCTTCAAGGAAGTCGTCTCCAATCTCTGGATGACCTCGGTCACCACGCCGGTGGACCTGGACGGCCGCCATATCGCCTCGGTCGGCCACGATGTCTTCCTGAACGAATTGATGACTCGTACCATCAATGATCACCTGCCGGGTGCCTACAACCTGCTCTTCCGAGACGATGGGCAGCTCATCGCCCATCCCGAGCTGAAGCTGGAGGGCACCACCAGCGCCTACAACATCCTGAGCAACACCGGGCAGCCCGAAGCCGCCGCCAGACTCCTCGGCTCCGCGGAGAAGGCGGCCCACCTGCGGGCCATCTTCGAGCGGGTGAAGAGTCGCCAGCCTGGCCAGACCCTCCTGGAACTGCCGGAGTACGGCGAGTATGTCGCCGTCACCCAACTGCGTGGCCCTGGTTGGAACCTCGCCACGGTGATGCCCGAGCAGGTGGTGTCCCAGCCCGCCCTGCTCGCGGCGCGCTACGTGCTGCTGCTGGGCATCCTGTCGCTGCTGCTGGAGCTGGTCATCATGTACCAGGTGCTTCGCCAGCAAATCACCCAGCCCCTGCATGCCTTCATCCAGGCCACCGACAAGGTGGCGACGGGTGACTTCGAGGTGGCGCTGGACACCGCGCGCCGCGACGAGCTGGGACAACTGGCCCAGTCCTTCCGGCTCATGGCCGACGAGGTGCAACGGCGCGAGGTGGCCTTGCGCCAGGCCAATGAGGGACTGGAGCAGCGCGTGGAGGAGCGTACCCGCGAGCTCAAGGACGTCCACCTGCAACTGGTGCAGACGGCCCGGCGCGCGGGCATGGCGGAGATCGCCACCAACGTGCTGCACAACGTGGGCAACGTGCTCAACAGCGTCTACACCTCCGCGCAGATGGCCAAGGAGCGGGTGAGCGGAATGCGGCTGGAGCACGTGGGGCGGGTGGCCCACCTCATCCAGGAGCACCAGGAGGACCTGTCCACCTTCCTCACCCAGGACGGGCGGGGGCGCAATCTCATGCCCTTCCTGGACAAGCTGGGGCAGAGCCTGGTCGAGGATCGCCAGGAGGTGGTGTCATTGCTGGATGACGTGGGCCGCTATACCGAGCACATCGGCGACATCGTCAAGGTGCAGCAGAACTACGCCCGGACTCCCCGCGTGCAGGAGCAGGTGTCGCTGCCGGATCTGCTGGAGGACGCATTGCGCATCAACTTCGCGGGGCTGAATCGTCACCAGGTGAAGGTGCAGCGGGACATCGCGCCCCTGCCGCCAGTGATGACCGACAAGCACAAGACGCTGATGATCCTGGTGAACCTGGTGAGCAATGCCAAGTACGCCATGGATGCGGTGGCACCGAGCGAGCGGCTGCTGACGGTGAAGCTGGAGGAGGTGGCCGGACGGGTGCGCATCTCCATCCATGACAATGGCATGGGGATAGCGCCGGAGATGCTCACGCGCATCTTCCAGTACGGTTTCACCACGCGGGAGGAGGGACACGGCTTCGGTCTGCACTCCAGTGCCATCGCGGCCCGGGAGGAACTGGGCGGTTCCTTGACCGTGCACAGCGATGGGCCCGGCCGGGGTGCCACCTTCACCCTGGAGCTTCCCTATGTCCCCGTCGCGCAGGACTCCCGAGGCGTGTCGTGA
- a CDS encoding polysaccharide export protein, with protein MRRVLLLVWVLCTSACAWGPGMYMDEGAIRERYAGKADAGTGDDFKVVPIDVALLEEQQKSRLETRPAPLRDPLAEFAANYNYRVTAHDVLSVIVWDHPELTIPAGEFRSAEATGHPVSTDGTMFFPYAGILQVAGKTLPEIRELLTQRLNHVIEKPQLDVRVVGFRGQKVQITGEVVAPSSLPITDVPMRVQDAISQARGPTPEADLRGVTLTRGGKTSTLDLQALYEQGDISQNWLLQDGDILHVPDRNRNKVFVLGEVRRPSSRIMVKGRMTLAEAIGDTEGFDPVSSNPAKVYVIRGNFDQPTIYKLDARSPDALLLATQFQLRPHDVVFVSAHNLTRWNRIITQIQPTVQMLWQAVDIGNRSVVFPSP; from the coding sequence ATGAGACGCGTCCTATTGCTGGTCTGGGTATTGTGCACGAGCGCGTGCGCATGGGGCCCAGGCATGTATATGGACGAGGGTGCCATCCGGGAACGATACGCCGGGAAGGCCGACGCGGGCACCGGCGACGATTTCAAGGTCGTCCCCATCGACGTGGCCCTGTTGGAAGAACAACAGAAGTCACGTCTGGAGACGCGACCCGCCCCGCTCCGGGATCCGCTGGCGGAGTTCGCGGCGAACTACAACTACCGGGTGACCGCCCATGACGTGCTGAGTGTCATCGTCTGGGACCACCCCGAACTCACCATCCCCGCGGGCGAGTTCCGCTCCGCCGAGGCCACCGGCCACCCGGTGTCGACCGATGGGACGATGTTCTTCCCCTACGCGGGGATCCTCCAGGTCGCCGGCAAGACGCTGCCCGAGATCCGGGAACTGCTGACGCAGCGGCTCAACCACGTCATCGAGAAGCCCCAGCTCGACGTGCGCGTGGTGGGCTTCCGGGGGCAGAAGGTGCAGATCACCGGGGAGGTGGTCGCCCCCAGCAGCCTGCCCATCACGGACGTGCCCATGCGGGTGCAGGACGCCATCAGCCAGGCGCGAGGGCCCACCCCCGAGGCCGACCTGCGCGGCGTCACGCTCACCCGGGGCGGAAAGACATCCACCCTGGATCTCCAGGCGCTCTACGAACAGGGGGACATCAGCCAGAACTGGCTCCTCCAGGACGGAGACATCCTTCACGTCCCCGACCGCAACCGCAACAAGGTCTTCGTTCTCGGCGAGGTCCGCAGGCCTTCGTCTCGCATCATGGTGAAGGGCCGGATGACACTCGCGGAGGCGATTGGCGACACGGAGGGTTTCGATCCGGTCAGCTCCAACCCGGCGAAGGTCTATGTCATCCGCGGCAACTTCGACCAGCCCACCATCTACAAGCTCGATGCCCGGTCACCGGACGCGCTCCTGCTCGCCACGCAATTCCAACTTCGACCCCATGACGTTGTCTTCGTCTCGGCGCACAACTTGACGCGCTGGAATCGCATCATCACTCAAATCCAGCCAACAGTTCAGATGCTCTGGCAGGCAGTAGATATCGGTAACAGGTCCGTCGTATTCCCATCCCCATGA
- a CDS encoding polysaccharide biosynthesis tyrosine autokinase, which produces MTSAPSREDPARSNPGAPEDELDLHGHLGILLESRGSILVTLVLTLVAGSLYLLVAPPVYRANTVLQIDKKGSRLGELDELLAELSGEVSTEIEIISSRTLLGKVVDELQLDVEAGPRHLPFTADEGRLQVKQVSVPPELEELPLTLVAGEAGAYTLLDPDSQPILDGRAGEPATAPSGSRWQVELLVSELDARPGTRFQVIRRSRLEVVEELQRTLRLSEKGTNTGVLSVVLEGEDPPRLSATLGAIARHYVRQNVERRSEEVERTLAFLDTQLPGLRKELERAEGALSAHRAGSGIVDLGLEAQAILDRGVDIEKSISALTLERSELRQRFTGKHPVLITTSHKLERLQADRAAINAQLKGLPSAELKSAQLLRDVTVATELFLQLNNKAQEYRVLKSSIAGNARILDEPVVSRLPVRPSKPGVIALSLVLGLTLGVAHAFARQALRKGVSDPAVVEARLGVPIHATLPLASNREASALLAQLHPRHPVTESLRGLRTRLQLALRDSPNNVIALTGPSPGVGTSFVALNLAWVLADSGKRVLLVDANLRGGTLHLGFRAECAQGLSEILGGTVGLEEAVRRIPGQSLSWLSTGALPPNPAELLQSDAFTALVARMSAGYDLVLIDTPPILAVTDAALVGRHAGMNLAVVRAGVHPMRELGAALHRLEQNGVPVRGIIFNGVPRSSAGRVVSGIYQYDYPTTD; this is translated from the coding sequence ATGACGAGCGCTCCCAGCCGCGAGGACCCCGCTCGCTCCAACCCCGGGGCACCTGAAGACGAACTCGACCTGCACGGCCACCTGGGCATCCTGCTGGAGTCCCGCGGATCCATCCTCGTGACGCTCGTCCTGACGCTCGTGGCGGGCTCGCTGTACCTGCTCGTCGCGCCCCCCGTCTATCGCGCGAACACCGTCCTCCAGATCGACAAGAAAGGCAGCCGGCTCGGGGAACTCGACGAGCTGCTCGCGGAGCTCTCCGGGGAGGTGTCCACGGAGATCGAGATCATCAGTTCGCGCACGCTGCTGGGAAAGGTCGTCGACGAACTCCAGCTGGACGTGGAGGCCGGTCCGCGGCACCTCCCGTTCACCGCGGACGAAGGGCGTCTTCAGGTGAAGCAGGTGAGCGTGCCTCCGGAACTGGAGGAGCTGCCGCTCACGCTCGTGGCGGGCGAGGCCGGTGCCTACACGCTGCTCGATCCGGACTCCCAGCCGATCCTCGACGGGCGCGCCGGTGAACCCGCCACGGCGCCGTCAGGCTCCCGCTGGCAGGTGGAGCTCCTCGTCTCCGAACTCGACGCCCGCCCGGGCACGCGGTTCCAGGTGATCCGTCGCTCGCGCCTCGAGGTGGTGGAGGAACTCCAGCGGACGCTGCGCCTGAGCGAGAAGGGCACCAACACCGGCGTGCTCTCCGTGGTCCTCGAGGGAGAGGATCCCCCGCGGCTCTCCGCGACCCTCGGGGCCATCGCGCGCCACTACGTCCGGCAGAACGTCGAGCGCAGGAGCGAGGAGGTCGAGAGGACGCTAGCGTTCCTCGACACCCAACTGCCCGGGCTGCGCAAGGAGCTCGAGCGGGCGGAGGGAGCCCTGAGCGCCCACCGCGCCGGGAGCGGAATCGTCGATCTCGGGCTGGAGGCCCAGGCGATCCTGGACCGCGGCGTCGACATCGAGAAGTCGATCTCGGCGCTCACGCTCGAGCGCTCCGAGCTGCGGCAGCGCTTCACCGGCAAACACCCGGTGCTCATCACCACGAGTCACAAGCTGGAGCGGTTGCAAGCGGACCGGGCCGCCATCAACGCCCAGCTCAAGGGCCTGCCGAGCGCGGAGCTCAAGTCGGCCCAGCTCCTGCGGGACGTGACGGTCGCCACCGAGCTTTTCCTCCAGCTCAACAACAAGGCCCAGGAGTACCGGGTCCTCAAATCGAGCATCGCCGGCAACGCGCGGATCCTCGATGAGCCCGTGGTGTCCCGCCTGCCGGTGCGCCCCAGCAAGCCGGGCGTGATCGCGCTCAGCCTGGTGCTGGGGCTGACGCTCGGCGTGGCGCATGCCTTCGCCCGGCAGGCGCTGCGCAAGGGCGTCTCGGATCCCGCCGTGGTCGAGGCGCGGCTCGGGGTGCCCATCCACGCCACCCTCCCCCTCGCGTCCAACCGCGAGGCGAGCGCCCTCCTGGCCCAGCTCCATCCGCGCCACCCGGTCACCGAGAGCCTGCGCGGCCTGCGCACCCGCCTCCAGCTCGCGCTGCGGGACTCGCCCAACAACGTGATCGCCCTCACCGGGCCGAGTCCCGGAGTGGGCACGTCCTTCGTCGCCCTCAACCTCGCCTGGGTGCTGGCGGACTCCGGCAAGCGCGTCCTGCTCGTGGACGCCAACCTGCGCGGGGGCACGCTCCACCTCGGCTTCCGGGCCGAGTGCGCCCAGGGCCTCTCCGAGATCCTCGGCGGCACGGTCGGCCTGGAAGAGGCGGTGCGGCGCATCCCCGGCCAGAGCCTGTCCTGGCTGTCCACGGGCGCCCTCCCGCCCAACCCCGCCGAGTTGCTGCAGAGCGACGCGTTCACGGCGCTCGTGGCGCGGATGTCGGCCGGGTACGACCTCGTCCTCATCGACACGCCCCCCATCCTCGCGGTGACCGACGCGGCGCTCGTGGGCCGACATGCGGGCATGAACCTCGCCGTGGTGCGCGCGGGCGTCCACCCGATGAGGGAGCTCGGCGCGGCCCTCCACCGGCTCGAGCAGAACGGAGTCCCGGTGCGGGGAATCATCTTCAACGGAGTGCCGCGCTCCTCGGCGGGACGCGTGGTGAGCGGCATCTACCAGTACGACTACCCGACCACCGACTGA